The DNA sequence CCATTGCCATTTGCACCATCTCGTCCGCGTGTGGATGGTACATCTGTGTACCATGCTGACGAAGGGTAAATTCGTAAACATATGTCTCACCAGGTTTAATTTGTTTTTGGTTTAATCCGCCAACACCATCCATCCCGTTGGGCAGAAGTACGCCGTGCCAGTGAATAGTCGTATGCTCCTCAAGCTTATTCGTAACGAATATGCGTACACGGTCACCTTCCACCGCTTCAATCGTAGGGCCTGGTGTTTGTCCGTTATATCCCCAGCAATTGACAATCATTCCTGGTGCAAACTCCCGCTTGACTGGTTCAGCGGTTAAATGAAAGACCTTCACCCCATTGTCCCATTTCCAGGGAAGTGTGCTTCCATTGGGCGTAACTACGGGGATGTAGGACAGGCCTTTCTGAGAGAGTTTGGTGGAAATTGTATCCGGTGTATCTGTAGCCGTGAGCTGCTTACGTCCTAGTAATAGTGAGGCGCCACCGGTTAATAGCGCAGCGGCGCTAGAAAGCATCATTTTGCGTCGGGTAATCATAGTAATTTCTCTCTGGTAATAATCAAAAGATGTATAGGGATTTAAAAGTTTTTCACTATGCCGTTAACACACTCCTATCCCAATTGTAGAGACGCAAGGTTTTGCGTCTGTACGTAAGACGCAAGATTTTGCATCTCTACAGGAGAATAAACCCACCCCTAACCCCTCCCAGGAGGGGAATAAAAAAATTCCCCTCTCGGGAAGGGATTTAGGGGCATATGCATCAAGCTAAAATGTGGAAACGGAGAAGAATAACAAACCACCCGTAATCCCCCTTTAGAAAACTTGTCCTTACCCACATCTTTAAATACCACAAAGAACACGAAGTACACGAAGAATAAGAGAGTTCCAAATCTCAATAAATTCTTTTTATGATCGATCCCTTCTTGAGGCGAAACAACACACCCCTACCTCAATTGTAAAGACGCAAAATCTTGCTTCTCTCCATCTTTCGCAAAATCTTGCTTCTCTCCGCCCTTCTTTCTTCGTGTACTTCGTGGTTTACCTTGCTTCTACCTTCGCTCCCTACCTAACTTGTGGGTAAGGATAAGTTTAGAAAAGGGGGAAATATATGGGTGTTTTAGAAAAGGGGGAAATCCCTCGTTACCCCTTTTCTAAATTTATCTTTCTTTCCTCCCTTTTTTAAACTTATCCTTCTTTTCCCCCCTTTTTTAAAGGGGGGTTAGGGGGAATTAGAGGGAATCATGAACACCCATTGCTCTTTTTCCAGGGGGATATCTCTTTTTTTATGGAACACTATTCTTAGCTTGAGATTCCTCCGAGATAATTTCGAGAATGAGCTTATCGGAACGCCGGATAATGGTAAGTGACGACTTCACGCCGATCCGATGTTCGGTAAGCTGTTTGTGCAGATCATCTATACTCCTGATCGGTTGATTATCAATGCCTATGATTACATCCCCTTCAAGCAAACCTGCTTTTTGTGCAGGACTATTCTTCTCGATAGCAATGACGAGCACACCGCTCTCTGTGATTAAATTATGGAAGAGTACCAGGCGGCGATGGAGGAAGACATTTTGTCCTGCTACGCCAATGTAGCCACGGCGGATTCTTCCATCCTTGATAAGCCGTGTTGCAACAAATTTTACTGTGTCAGCCGCGATAGCAAAACAAAGACCTTGTGCGCCCTGGATGATAGCAGTATTAACTCCAATTACTTCTCCACGAGAATTAATGAGTGGACCACCTGAATTACCTGGATTCAGTGCCGCATCGGTTTGGATAATACTATCTATCAACCTTCCTGAACGCGATCGGAGTGAGCGTCCGAGCGCACTTACCACGCCAGCAGTGACGGTGCATTGGAAGCCATAGGGATTACCAATGGCAACTACAAGTTGGCCTACGCGAATAGACTGGGAATCACCTAAATGTGCATATGCCAGATCCGGGGCTTGTATCCTGATAATTGCTAAATCTGTATCAGGGTCATCACCAATCATATCTGCCGAAAAGCGGCGGCCATCCGAGAGCGCTACTTCAATTTGACTAGCATTATGTACGACATGACTGTTCGTAAGAATAAAACCATCCGGTGTAAAAATAAACCCTGAGCCGCTGCCAACCATCTGCTGTGACATACGCGGATGCACTGCTTGCCGGCCATTTAACAACTGTCGAACATTAATATTCACCACTGATGGGATGACCTTCTCTGACGCACTAACAACGGCCTTTGAATATGCGTCAAGAAGTTCTCCATCTGCCTGAGGGGAGAATTCAGATATCTGCAAACCATCAGGCTTGATCTCATCTGTTGATATAGTTTGAAAAAGAGGCTTCATATTATCTTTCCTCTTAAAATTTTATTTTTTAATTCAAATGAATCCGTAGGATGGATTAAGCGAAGCAAACCCATCAAAACAGCTTAGTCCGCTCAAACCGTTCAAGGTAGAAATCGAACATTTAAACTTAACGTTTAATTTCAATTATATGGGAAATGTATTGTTTGTCAAATTTTCTATCTTTAACGTAAGAACCCTATTATGAGAAAACGAAACAGTCACTATTCATCTTCCATAATGGATGGAGCATCGATGTGACAAGTAGTAGGGCAAGGCTTTAGCCTTGCTTCCCCCGTATGAACATGCACGGGGGATAGCAACCCTAAAGGGTTGCCCTACGGAATTGAAATTTTTCAGCGTTAAATACAGAGATACACGATGTTGCGATGGTAGAGACGCAAGATGTTGCGTCTCTTCTTTAATTTTTAATTTTCCTATAGATAACTTAAGGAGAAATGCTCCATTGTTATTCTTTTACTATTTACGTTACATTAGGTTGGGTTTTAAAAGGCAAAATCCAGCGGCTTTTTACCCACCCCTCAATCCCCTCCCAAGAGGGGACTTTTATACTCCCCTCTTGAGAGGGGGTTGGGGGTGTGTTCCTTCCCCTCTTGAGAGGGGTTAGGGGTGGGTTAATGGCATAACGAAAAACTTTGAATTTCTATACATTACATGAGATTGTAAACCAGGATATACCATAATTCTCATGAATTTATCTATATCTAATCCCGTAGGGATGTCATGATTATAGAAAAAGCAGAGAAAAGCCCTTCAACCCCGAAGGGGTGATATGGAATATCTGCATTGAGATGTCATCCCTTCGGGGTTGAATGCGGTATGTTCGTTCCCTGGGCGGGTTCAGGTTTATAACCTGAACCCTCAATTTGGAATATTTCCCTGTGTGTTTAACCATGAAAACGCTATGAGCTATCGACCATGCAAAATATATAGGTTCAATTTACAAAATTGAACCCGCAAGAGGAATATCGTGCATCAAGCATTGTGTATCCTGTCTTCTGGATTCTGTCTTCTGAATTCTGTATTCTGTTGACAAAGAGAATGTACAAAAACTTGTGGTCAGGTACTTATATTCAGTCTCATCTCCGTGAAATACTATGAACTATTCTCTTCATTCTTACCAAGGTATTTTTCTACTTTTGCCAGTAAATTTTCCATTTGAAATGGTTTTGCAATAAAATCATCCGCACCTGTTTCTTTTGCAAGCTGCGCTATATTTCTGTCTGCTGAAATGATAATAATCGGAATATCTTTCGTATCTTCATTGCCTTTTAAGTATCTGCATGCATCTTTGCCGTTCCATCCTGGCATCCAGAGATCAAACAGAATTAAGTCAGGCTTTTCTTTCAATTTGTCTTTAACCGTATTGCCATCAACTATTGATATAACTTCATAACCGAATTCTTCGAGCATGATAGTCAATGCATCAACAATGGCCAGGTTATCCTCTGCAAGGATGATTTTTTTCTTTCTGCCAGTCATGTTTTATCTCCTCCCCGTATTCTTGTGTTGCTTAAAGCTTTTGCTGTTTGAGTGGTAATGAAAAGCAAAAAGTAGAACCTTTTCCCTTTTCAGACTCAACCCAGATTTTGCCGTTATGACGCTTGATTATTTCTGCAGCGATGTAAAGCCCTAATCCCAATCCGGGGTAGGTTTTTTGATCAGAAGCGATAATCCGGTAAAATCGTTCAAATACTTTCTCCTGATCCTCTTTTGAGATGCCACACCCAAAATCCTGTACACAGAAGGTAACACGTTCTTTACCCGTTTTTGTTTTTATTATGATGGTATCTGCATGCGGAGAGTACTTGATAGCATTTGAGAGAAAATTGGTAATGACTTGTCCTATGCGATCACGGTCTCCAGCGATTGTCCTTGATTTTGCAAGCTGTTGTACTAAGGTATGCCTGGCCGTTGTCCTCTGCACTTCTTCAACAATTTCTCCAATAAGCTCATTAAAATCAAAGAGTTCTTCATGAAACTGTAATTTTCCACCCTCAATTTTGGTAATATCAAGCAAATCACCAATAAGGCTGGTAAGTTTGTCAATCTGTGCATCCATCTTTCCTACCATCTCGGCTGATTTCATATCTCCGGCTTTCTGGAATCTATGCTGAAGTATTTGTGTATATGCTTTGATACTGGTAACAGGGGTTTTTAATTCATGTGAGGCAATACCAATAAATTCGTCTTTTTGCCGTTCAAGCCATCTCCGTTCTTCCTCTGCTTTTTTTTCTTCAGTCGTATTCCGTACTTCTATAACTGTTCCGACAGGTTTTCCTTTATTCAAAATAGGGCTTGCCATAAAAGCAACAGGGTAGAAGCTCCCATCCGGCCGTATAAAAATATCCTCCCCCGGTATTCTGTTTTTTTGTGGTAACGCTCTGTCAATAGGACATTCACACATTGGGTAATAACTGCCATCAGGTCTGGTATGATGAATGATGTCATGGAGTGGTTTGTTTGCTTTTTTTACTTCTTCAAAGGTAAACCCCGTTATTTTTTCGGCAGCAGGATTCATAAAGGTACAGTGATGCTTCTCATCCATGATAAAAATGCCAACGGTGGCATTATCATTAAGCGTTTGGAATATCTCTTTTTGAGCTTGAAGCAATTCTTCAGCTTTCTTCCGCTCAGTAATATCGTGGATAATTTTTGACATACCGACAATTTTCCCTGCCTCATCATACACTGCCGTGGTAACACCAGTTGCCCAAAAGCGACTGCCATCTTTCCTTATACGCCAATTTTCACTCTCTGCCCAACCATTTTTTATGGCTGTTGCCAGTTCCTTTTTGAAGCTACCTGCCTTCCTATCCTCAGGAGTAAAAAACTGCTCAGCATTCTTCCCTATAATTTCTGCCGCGGTATAGCCGAAGAGATTTTCTGCTCCTTTATTCCAAACCTGAATATTCCCTTTCAGATCAAGCATAAAAATTGCATATTCCTTGACACTTTCAACAAGTATCCGGAATCGTTCTTCAGATTCCCTGAGCGCTTTTTCTCCTTTTTGAAGCTCAGTAATATCTTTAATAGCCAGAAGGATAAGAGGGCTCTTTTCCATTTCTTGTTGCAGCGTCCGGGCGTTGAGAATCATTGTTTTTTGTCCAACTGTTTCAAAGTCATGTCCTACGATAAAGTCGTCAAGCATACCTTTTTGCGGAAGAATTTTCGTAAGGAACGTTCGAAGTTTAGGAATATTCCACTGTTTCTTTCCTAAATTGAATAGTAATGTATTCTTTGTCTCCTCTGGCGTTACCTTAAAGGTATCATAGAACGCTTTGTTGGCTGATTTTACACGGAAGTTGTTATCAAGTACTATGAGCGACTCTCGTACCGTATTGACGATTGCTTCCACATAGTCCTTTGCTCTCGCTACTTCTTCGTTGCGGACTTCCAGTTCTTCATTGAGTGTCCTGAGCTCTTCATTGCTTGCCTGGAGTTCTTCTTCTGCAGTTTCTAATTCTTCATTGGTCATCAGCAATTTCTCGTTACTGGTGCTGAGTTCTTCAATGGCAGATTGCAACTCTTTATTCATAACATCTAACTCGTCGATAATCTCATTGGCGTATTCTTGCGTGAGTGATAAAGCCTCTTTTAACTTGCTAATGTTATGCTGGCGATGAGATTGTTGCAAAACTTCAGGTTGCATTGTGCCGAAGGGCTTTAGAGAAGGGAGACGGCTCTTTTCTACCTGTACGTTTATAGTGTCCCGTAAATCTTCCGGTGCAGAGATAACACCTGTATCTTTACGGGAGTAAATTCTCTGTTTGCTGTCTATGGTATGAAATAGTTTAGACGCCTCGCCAAGCCCTTCAGCTTTTCCCAATACCAGAAACCCATGAGGAGCCAGGGCCTGGTGCATCCTGATAAGCGCCTTTTTTTGTAACTCTTGCCCTAAGTAAATAAGGAGATTATGGCAACTGATCAGATCT is a window from the Candidatus Jettenia sp. genome containing:
- a CDS encoding PAS domain S-box protein, giving the protein MNIEKDTILAILHTRTGIDFSQYKSTTVNRRIQRRMLLNHIKTLPEYRAFLEKNPDEVEALRRDMLIHVTSFFRELDQFEMLKKSVFPTLIQKKSSKTPITVWVPGCATGEEAYSLAIAFQEFLGKKAPLRRIKIFATDIDEDAIREARKGLYKKDVINHVSPQRLRRFFTKKNNGYQINRAIRILCEFVVHDVTHNPPLTNADLISCHNLLIYLGQELQKKALIRMHQALAPHGFLVLGKAEGLGEASKLFHTIDSKQRIYSRKDTGVISAPEDLRDTINVQVEKSRLPSLKPFGTMQPEVLQQSHRQHNISKLKEALSLTQEYANEIIDELDVMNKELQSAIEELSTSNEKLLMTNEELETAEEELQASNEELRTLNEELEVRNEEVARAKDYVEAIVNTVRESLIVLDNNFRVKSANKAFYDTFKVTPEETKNTLLFNLGKKQWNIPKLRTFLTKILPQKGMLDDFIVGHDFETVGQKTMILNARTLQQEMEKSPLILLAIKDITELQKGEKALRESEERFRILVESVKEYAIFMLDLKGNIQVWNKGAENLFGYTAAEIIGKNAEQFFTPEDRKAGSFKKELATAIKNGWAESENWRIRKDGSRFWATGVTTAVYDEAGKIVGMSKIIHDITERKKAEELLQAQKEIFQTLNDNATVGIFIMDEKHHCTFMNPAAEKITGFTFEEVKKANKPLHDIIHHTRPDGSYYPMCECPIDRALPQKNRIPGEDIFIRPDGSFYPVAFMASPILNKGKPVGTVIEVRNTTEEKKAEEERRWLERQKDEFIGIASHELKTPVTSIKAYTQILQHRFQKAGDMKSAEMVGKMDAQIDKLTSLIGDLLDITKIEGGKLQFHEELFDFNELIGEIVEEVQRTTARHTLVQQLAKSRTIAGDRDRIGQVITNFLSNAIKYSPHADTIIIKTKTGKERVTFCVQDFGCGISKEDQEKVFERFYRIIASDQKTYPGLGLGLYIAAEIIKRHNGKIWVESEKGKGSTFCFSLPLKQQKL
- a CDS encoding response regulator, with translation MTGRKKKIILAEDNLAIVDALTIMLEEFGYEVISIVDGNTVKDKLKEKPDLILFDLWMPGWNGKDACRYLKGNEDTKDIPIIIISADRNIAQLAKETGADDFIAKPFQMENLLAKVEKYLGKNEENSS
- a CDS encoding trypsin-like peptidase domain-containing protein, whose product is MKPLFQTISTDEIKPDGLQISEFSPQADGELLDAYSKAVVSASEKVIPSVVNINVRQLLNGRQAVHPRMSQQMVGSGSGFIFTPDGFILTNSHVVHNASQIEVALSDGRRFSADMIGDDPDTDLAIIRIQAPDLAYAHLGDSQSIRVGQLVVAIGNPYGFQCTVTAGVVSALGRSLRSRSGRLIDSIIQTDAALNPGNSGGPLINSRGEVIGVNTAIIQGAQGLCFAIAADTVKFVATRLIKDGRIRRGYIGVAGQNVFLHRRLVLFHNLITESGVLVIAIEKNSPAQKAGLLEGDVIIGIDNQPIRSIDDLHKQLTEHRIGVKSSLTIIRRSDKLILEIISEESQAKNSVP